In one window of Qipengyuania profundimaris DNA:
- the fsa gene encoding fructose-6-phosphate aldolase translates to MKFFVDTADIADIKEMADTGLLDGVTTNPSLIAKSGRDFMEVTREICDLVDGPVSAEVVALDHETMMKEAETLRRIADNVCIKVPLTIDGLKTCKKLTGDGTMVNVTLCFSANQALLAAKAGATFVSPFVGRHDDNGFDGMALIRDIRTIYDNYPGFTTEILVASIRNPVHVLESARIGADVATMPPAVIKGLFKHVLTDKGIEGFTKDWEKTGQTIPTS, encoded by the coding sequence ATGAAATTCTTCGTCGACACCGCCGACATCGCCGACATCAAGGAAATGGCCGACACCGGCCTGCTCGACGGGGTGACCACCAACCCCTCGCTGATCGCCAAGTCGGGCCGCGATTTCATGGAAGTGACCAGGGAAATCTGCGACCTCGTCGATGGCCCGGTCAGTGCCGAAGTCGTCGCGCTCGATCACGAGACGATGATGAAAGAGGCCGAAACGCTGCGCCGCATCGCGGACAATGTCTGCATCAAGGTGCCGCTGACGATCGACGGGCTGAAGACCTGCAAGAAGCTGACCGGCGACGGCACGATGGTGAACGTCACGCTGTGCTTCTCGGCCAACCAGGCGTTGCTCGCGGCCAAGGCCGGCGCAACCTTCGTCTCGCCCTTCGTCGGTCGGCATGACGACAACGGCTTCGACGGCATGGCGCTGATCCGCGACATCCGCACGATCTACGACAACTATCCCGGCTTCACGACCGAAATCCTCGTCGCCAGCATCCGCAATCCGGTCCATGTGCTGGAAAGCGCGCGCATCGGCGCCGATGTCGCGACGATGCCGCCCGCCGTCATCAAGGGGCTGTTCAAGCACGTCCTGACCGACAAGGGCATCGAAGGCTTCACGAAGGACTGGGAAAAGACTGGCCAGACCATCCCGACGTCCTAA
- a CDS encoding nitroreductase, which translates to MKVSEAVQTRRSVRAFTDQPVEREMLTRILEKAQRSPSGGNTQPWHGIVLTGEPMQKLFDRIAEEFPKGRAAHAPEYHVYPPELDGAYEQRRRGVGEDMYGALEISREDKGKRLMWFANNFRAFGAPVLMLVHTPKYMGPPQWSDIGMWLQTIGLLCREEGLDTCFQEAWAVYSPQIREMVDIPEDHIFFCGVAIGYRDEDAAVNQFEVKRADIDEAVRWEGWQ; encoded by the coding sequence ATGAAGGTATCCGAAGCCGTCCAGACCCGCCGGTCCGTCCGTGCGTTCACCGATCAGCCGGTCGAGCGTGAGATGCTCACCCGCATCCTAGAGAAGGCGCAGCGTTCTCCCTCCGGCGGGAATACCCAGCCGTGGCACGGCATCGTCCTCACCGGCGAGCCGATGCAGAAGCTGTTCGACCGGATTGCCGAGGAGTTTCCCAAGGGCCGCGCGGCGCATGCGCCCGAGTATCACGTCTATCCACCCGAACTCGATGGGGCCTATGAACAGCGCCGCCGCGGGGTGGGCGAGGACATGTATGGTGCGCTCGAAATCTCCCGCGAGGACAAGGGCAAGCGCCTGATGTGGTTCGCCAACAACTTCCGCGCCTTCGGTGCGCCGGTGCTGATGCTGGTCCACACGCCCAAATACATGGGCCCGCCGCAGTGGAGCGATATCGGCATGTGGCTCCAGACCATCGGCCTGCTGTGCCGCGAAGAGGGCCTCGACACCTGCTTCCAGGAAGCCTGGGCGGTCTATTCCCCGCAAATCCGCGAGATGGTCGACATTCCCGAGGACCACATCTTCTTCTGCGGCGTCGCCATCGGCTACCGCGACGAGGATGCAGCCGTGAACCAGTTCGAAGTGAAGCGCGCCGACATCGACGAGGCTGTGCGCTGGGAGGGTTGGCAGTAG
- the cysS gene encoding cysteine--tRNA ligase, translated as MTETPLKLFNSLTRQLEEFQPIHEGEARVYSCGPTVYNYQHIGNMRAYVFADTLGRVLQWKGYKLTHVINITDVGHLTSDADEGEDKMEKMAARENKSAWDIAKFYQEDFERDLARLNVQPKQHPRATEYVEAMIAWGERIADKHCYELDSGLYFDVSTVADYGRLARAATDANDGDAEGRIDTVEGKRNQADFAIWRKTPAGETRQMEWDSPWGKGAPGWHLECSVMGEKLLGFPFDIHTGGIDHREIHHPNEIAQNQAYCCTNGLDDARNSGARIWMHNNFLVERSGKMSKSAGEFLRLQLLVDKGYHPLAYRLMCLQAHYRSELEFSWEGLQAALTRLKRMVMAGERVLAEDESWHALPMEERRAKSLNTPKVLHPLLKRFEASLSDDLNTPEALTALEEVLASKKVDPSERLGLVLSMDRVLGLNLLQIDRTDLRIRPKDAQLTEAEIEAELQRRKEARAAKDFATSDAIRDSLAAKGVEVMDGDPLGWEWRL; from the coding sequence ATGACCGAGACGCCGCTCAAGCTGTTCAATTCGCTGACCCGCCAGCTGGAAGAATTCCAGCCGATCCACGAAGGCGAGGCGCGCGTCTATTCCTGCGGGCCGACGGTCTACAACTACCAGCACATCGGCAACATGCGCGCCTATGTCTTCGCCGACACGCTGGGGCGCGTGCTGCAGTGGAAGGGCTACAAGCTCACCCATGTGATCAACATCACCGATGTCGGTCACCTCACCTCCGATGCGGACGAGGGCGAGGACAAGATGGAGAAGATGGCCGCGCGCGAGAACAAGAGCGCGTGGGACATCGCGAAATTCTACCAAGAGGATTTCGAGCGCGATCTGGCGCGGCTGAACGTCCAGCCCAAGCAGCATCCGCGCGCCACCGAATATGTCGAGGCGATGATCGCCTGGGGCGAGAGGATCGCCGACAAGCACTGCTACGAACTCGACAGCGGGCTCTATTTCGATGTCTCGACGGTGGCGGATTATGGGCGGCTGGCGCGCGCCGCTACGGACGCCAACGACGGTGACGCCGAGGGCCGGATCGACACGGTCGAGGGCAAGCGCAACCAGGCCGATTTCGCGATCTGGCGCAAGACGCCCGCAGGCGAAACGCGGCAAATGGAGTGGGATTCGCCTTGGGGCAAAGGCGCTCCCGGCTGGCATCTCGAATGCTCCGTCATGGGCGAGAAACTGCTCGGCTTTCCCTTCGACATCCACACCGGCGGGATCGACCACCGCGAGATCCACCACCCGAACGAGATCGCGCAGAACCAGGCTTATTGCTGCACGAACGGGTTGGACGACGCGCGCAATTCGGGCGCACGGATCTGGATGCACAACAACTTCCTCGTCGAACGCAGCGGAAAGATGAGCAAAAGCGCGGGCGAATTCCTGCGCCTGCAACTGCTGGTCGACAAGGGCTACCACCCGCTCGCATACCGCCTGATGTGTCTGCAGGCGCATTACCGCAGCGAGCTGGAGTTCAGCTGGGAGGGACTGCAGGCGGCGCTGACGCGATTAAAGCGGATGGTGATGGCGGGAGAGCGCGTCCTTGCAGAAGATGAAAGTTGGCATGCGCTTCCCATGGAGGAGCGACGGGCCAAATCTCTGAACACGCCAAAGGTTCTTCATCCGCTGCTTAAGCGATTTGAAGCATCGCTATCTGACGATCTTAACACGCCAGAGGCGCTGACAGCGCTCGAAGAGGTCTTGGCTTCGAAAAAGGTCGATCCTTCCGAACGCCTTGGTCTGGTTCTTTCGATGGATCGAGTTTTGGGATTGAACCTGCTCCAAATAGATCGCACCGACCTTCGCATCCGCCCGAAGGACGCACAGCTCACCGAGGCCGAGATCGAAGCCGAACTTCAGCGCCGCAAAGAAGCCCGCGCGGCGAAAGACTTTGCAACTTCCGATGCAATCCGCGACAGTCTCGCGGCGAAGGGCGTCGAGGTCATGGACGGCGACCCGCTGGGATGGGAATGGAGACTGTAG
- a CDS encoding DUF4197 domain-containing protein has product MTDILVRPTGRRAFLGGLSLGGAALALPACTSLGGFGLVDAVQRILFLSSERAFGRMLQSNGFWDEQVAQLGLNNLLGTRGDVLSRILTSTLFKNRLQNAFGDIAYEGAERAAPLVTDAVRTIGIQNAIDLVRGGPTAATGFLRQSMGRTLIEAMVPELGTAMRVASDPLVGELINGLTGVDLSGATTRFADNIDNTIWREIGNEEAAIRRDPGATRDPLIIGVFGAGGQAGY; this is encoded by the coding sequence ATGACCGATATTCTTGTGAGACCTACCGGACGCCGCGCCTTTCTCGGCGGGCTGTCGCTCGGCGGGGCGGCACTGGCGCTGCCCGCCTGCACCAGCCTCGGCGGCTTCGGCCTGGTGGATGCCGTGCAGCGCATCCTGTTCCTGTCGAGCGAGCGGGCCTTCGGGCGCATGCTCCAGTCGAACGGTTTCTGGGACGAGCAGGTGGCGCAGCTTGGCCTGAACAATCTGCTCGGCACGCGCGGCGATGTGCTCAGCCGTATCCTGACCTCCACGCTGTTCAAGAATCGTCTCCAGAATGCTTTCGGCGACATCGCCTATGAAGGAGCAGAGCGTGCCGCGCCGCTGGTAACCGATGCCGTGCGCACCATCGGCATCCAGAACGCGATCGATCTCGTGCGTGGCGGACCGACCGCGGCGACCGGCTTCCTGCGCCAGTCGATGGGCCGCACGCTGATCGAGGCGATGGTGCCCGAACTCGGCACCGCGATGCGCGTCGCCAGCGATCCGCTGGTCGGCGAACTCATCAACGGCCTCACCGGCGTCGACCTGTCCGGCGCGACCACGCGCTTTGCCGACAATATCGACAACACCATCTGGCGTGAAATCGGCAACGAGGAAGCCGCCATCCGCCGCGATCCCGGCGCGACGCGCGACCCGCTGATCATCGGCGTGTTCGGGGCAGGCGGCCAGGCGGGGTACTGA
- a CDS encoding sugar phosphate isomerase/epimerase family protein yields the protein MRFAFVMAAGLLAGCATPQVAPEPASFGVQLYTVRESMQRNPFAAILDVARLGYDEIEFAGTHGADPALLCRYARGMGLEVAAAHADWRQLKADPAAAIAEAKALCADTLLLAWLPEEERRTLDQWREWTARLSAINTLAKAEGLSLAYHAHDFEFAETNGIRPIDLLFEGLDSDIGFELDTYWLATAGVDPLAFLKANADRVTHLHLKDMAADGSMADVGEGTLPIQAIIAQARTQGVRHFLVERDDAPDPWASLATSLDSLRAMPLQQGE from the coding sequence ATGAGATTTGCTTTTGTGATGGCGGCAGGCCTGCTTGCCGGTTGCGCGACGCCGCAAGTTGCGCCGGAGCCCGCAAGCTTCGGCGTCCAGCTCTACACCGTGCGCGAGTCCATGCAGCGCAATCCGTTCGCCGCGATCCTCGACGTGGCGCGGCTCGGCTATGACGAGATCGAGTTTGCGGGGACCCATGGCGCCGATCCGGCGCTGCTATGTCGCTATGCGCGCGGGATGGGGTTGGAGGTCGCCGCCGCGCATGCCGACTGGCGACAGCTCAAGGCCGATCCCGCCGCCGCGATCGCCGAGGCGAAGGCGTTGTGTGCCGACACCCTGTTGCTCGCATGGCTGCCCGAGGAAGAGCGCCGCACGCTAGACCAGTGGCGCGAATGGACTGCGAGGCTTAGTGCGATCAATACGCTGGCCAAGGCCGAGGGCCTGTCGCTCGCCTATCACGCGCATGATTTCGAATTCGCGGAGACCAATGGCATCCGCCCGATCGACCTGCTGTTCGAAGGGCTGGATAGCGACATCGGCTTCGAACTGGACACCTACTGGCTGGCCACGGCCGGCGTCGATCCGCTCGCCTTTCTCAAGGCCAACGCCGACCGCGTAACCCATCTCCACCTCAAGGATATGGCAGCTGACGGCAGCATGGCCGATGTCGGCGAGGGCACGCTGCCGATACAGGCGATCATCGCGCAGGCGCGGACGCAAGGCGTGCGCCATTTCCTCGTCGAGCGCGACGATGCGCCCGATCCGTGGGCGAGCCTCGCGACGAGCCTTGACTCGCTGCGCGCAATGCCCTTGCAGCAAGGCGAATAA
- a CDS encoding D-2-hydroxyacid dehydrogenase: MTIAVLSALIRPLVEPRLPEWVEPHWFASKEEALDLAPEAEIGWFDLNEKEPMIEIARAATSLKWLNSIYAGLDFMPLDLLKERGVVVTNGVGINALTIAEYVVMLMLAHAKGYREVVRAQDRKEWLMDSPGKRELAGERVLLLGMGAIGSLVKTRLEAFDMTVVSVRRSGGEGALRPGEWRQKLGDFDWVVLAVPSTEETKGMIGEIELAAMRPNAVLVNIARGDVVDQDALVAALKEQKIEAALLDVTDPEPLPDDHPLWEMESAQITMHLSGRAQTKMFQRSADRFIENLQRWEAGEPVQPQMDLDAGY, from the coding sequence ATGACCATAGCCGTCCTGTCCGCCCTGATCCGTCCGCTCGTCGAACCGCGCCTGCCCGAATGGGTCGAGCCCCACTGGTTTGCCAGCAAGGAAGAGGCGCTGGACCTCGCGCCCGAAGCCGAGATCGGCTGGTTCGACCTCAATGAGAAGGAGCCGATGATCGAGATCGCCAGGGCGGCGACCAGTCTCAAGTGGCTCAACTCGATCTATGCCGGGCTCGATTTCATGCCGCTGGACCTGCTCAAGGAACGCGGCGTGGTCGTGACCAACGGCGTCGGCATCAACGCACTGACCATCGCCGAATATGTCGTCATGCTGATGCTCGCCCATGCGAAGGGCTATCGCGAGGTGGTGCGCGCGCAGGACCGCAAGGAATGGCTGATGGATAGCCCGGGCAAGCGCGAACTCGCTGGCGAACGGGTCCTGCTGCTCGGCATGGGCGCGATCGGCAGCCTGGTGAAGACGCGGCTCGAAGCTTTCGACATGACCGTGGTGTCGGTGCGCCGCTCGGGCGGGGAGGGCGCATTGCGACCCGGCGAGTGGCGCCAGAAGCTGGGCGACTTCGACTGGGTCGTACTCGCCGTTCCCTCGACCGAGGAAACGAAAGGCATGATCGGCGAAATCGAGCTCGCCGCCATGCGCCCCAATGCCGTGCTGGTGAACATCGCGCGCGGCGATGTGGTCGATCAGGACGCGCTGGTCGCCGCCCTCAAGGAACAGAAAATCGAAGCGGCCCTGCTGGACGTCACCGATCCGGAGCCGCTGCCCGACGATCATCCGTTGTGGGAGATGGAGAGCGCACAGATCACCATGCACCTGTCGGGCCGCGCGCAAACGAAGATGTTCCAGCGCAGCGCCGACCGCTTCATCGAGAACCTGCAGCGCTGGGAAGCGGGCGAGCCGGTCCAGCCGCAAATGGACCTCGACGCGGGCTACTAA
- a CDS encoding primosomal protein N' — MNRVRCLVLNAALGPLDYKVPEGLKVEAGSVVECPLGPRTIIGIVWEAERLPGSEVPAEKLRNLRGVLPVPPLSAPLRRLIEWTADYYVASLSSVARMALSSGGALKGPATMTEYRLTGGMPERMTPQRQAAMEALEGEQANIRELSGIAGVSEGVLRGLVNQGVLEPVEVDCDRPYPDARPDFAHVELSAEQAEASGVFAEAVRKAEFAPFLLDGVTGSGKTETYFEPVAEALRMGRQVLVLLPEIALTENFLHRFEERFGAAPVLWHSSLKSTERRRAYRAVAQGAAQVVVGARSALFLPFAKLGLIVVDEAHEISFKQEDGVRYNARDVAVMRAHFEKVPVVLASATPALESLQMAESGIYAKIDLPSRFGGAELPSIDTIDLTEEKPPTGMWLAQRLIDGIEDRLAKGEQSLLFLNRRGYAPLTLCRNCGFRYQCPNCSAWLVEHRFSRRLACHHCGHETPSPQACTECGEPDCLVACGPGVERIADEVAERLPEARVFVATSDTLNSPGKAAEFIAAVEAREVDVIVGTQLVTKGFHFPELTLVGVVDADLGLEGGDLRAGERTYQQVAQVAGRAGRGTKPGEVLIQTRHPEASVIAALAEGDRDAFYEAETEARRHAGAPPFGRWAAIIISSEDDAEAREAANRLGAFRPQVEDCMILGPAPAPMALLRNRYRYRFLINARRSVQLQEVIRGWLRQVDHPPGVRVAVDIDPYSFV; from the coding sequence ATGAACCGTGTCCGCTGCCTCGTCCTCAACGCCGCCCTGGGTCCGCTGGACTACAAGGTGCCCGAGGGGCTGAAGGTCGAAGCCGGGTCGGTCGTCGAATGCCCGCTGGGCCCGCGCACGATCATCGGCATCGTCTGGGAGGCTGAACGGCTTCCCGGCAGCGAGGTTCCGGCGGAGAAGTTGCGGAATTTGCGTGGAGTTTTGCCGGTGCCGCCGTTGTCGGCCCCGCTCAGGCGGCTGATCGAATGGACGGCGGACTATTACGTCGCTTCCCTGTCGAGCGTGGCGCGCATGGCATTGTCCTCCGGCGGAGCGCTCAAAGGCCCGGCGACGATGACCGAATATCGGCTGACCGGCGGCATGCCGGAGCGGATGACGCCCCAGCGGCAGGCGGCGATGGAGGCGCTGGAGGGTGAGCAGGCGAACATCCGCGAATTGTCCGGGATTGCGGGTGTCAGCGAAGGCGTGCTGCGCGGGCTGGTCAATCAAGGCGTGCTCGAACCGGTCGAGGTCGATTGCGACCGGCCCTATCCCGATGCGCGGCCCGACTTCGCCCATGTCGAGCTGAGCGCCGAACAGGCCGAGGCATCCGGCGTGTTTGCAGAGGCGGTTCGCAAGGCCGAATTCGCCCCCTTCCTGCTCGATGGAGTGACCGGGTCGGGCAAGACCGAAACCTATTTCGAGCCTGTCGCCGAGGCGCTGCGGATGGGCCGGCAGGTGCTCGTGCTGCTGCCAGAAATCGCGCTGACCGAAAACTTTCTCCACCGCTTCGAGGAGCGGTTCGGGGCAGCCCCAGTGCTATGGCACTCCTCGCTCAAATCGACCGAGCGGCGGCGCGCCTATCGCGCGGTGGCGCAGGGCGCGGCGCAGGTCGTGGTCGGCGCGCGCTCGGCTCTGTTCCTGCCCTTCGCGAAACTCGGCCTGATCGTGGTCGACGAGGCGCATGAGATCAGTTTCAAGCAGGAGGACGGCGTGCGCTACAATGCGCGCGACGTCGCCGTGATGCGCGCACATTTCGAGAAGGTGCCGGTGGTCCTCGCCAGCGCCACGCCCGCGCTCGAAAGCCTGCAGATGGCCGAGAGCGGGATCTACGCCAAGATCGACCTGCCGAGCCGCTTCGGCGGGGCCGAATTGCCGAGCATCGACACGATCGACCTGACCGAAGAGAAACCGCCGACCGGCATGTGGCTCGCCCAGCGGCTGATCGACGGAATCGAGGACCGGCTGGCCAAGGGCGAACAGTCGCTGCTGTTCCTCAACCGCCGCGGCTATGCGCCGCTGACGCTCTGCCGTAATTGCGGCTTCCGCTACCAATGCCCCAATTGCAGCGCCTGGCTGGTCGAGCACCGCTTCAGCCGCCGCCTTGCCTGCCATCATTGCGGCCACGAGACGCCCAGCCCGCAGGCCTGCACCGAATGCGGCGAACCCGATTGCCTCGTCGCCTGCGGCCCGGGCGTGGAGCGGATCGCCGACGAGGTGGCCGAACGTCTGCCCGAAGCGCGGGTGTTCGTGGCGACGTCGGACACGCTCAATTCCCCCGGCAAGGCCGCGGAATTCATCGCCGCGGTCGAGGCGCGTGAGGTGGACGTGATCGTCGGCACGCAATTGGTAACCAAGGGGTTCCATTTCCCCGAGCTCACGCTTGTGGGCGTGGTCGATGCCGATCTCGGCCTCGAGGGCGGCGACCTGCGTGCGGGAGAGCGGACTTACCAGCAGGTCGCGCAGGTGGCGGGGCGCGCCGGGCGCGGGACCAAGCCGGGCGAGGTCCTGATCCAGACCCGCCATCCCGAAGCCAGCGTCATCGCCGCGTTGGCAGAGGGCGACCGCGATGCCTTCTACGAAGCGGAAACCGAAGCACGACGCCATGCCGGTGCTCCGCCCTTCGGCCGCTGGGCGGCAATCATCATCTCCAGCGAAGACGACGCCGAAGCGCGCGAGGCCGCCAACCGCCTCGGCGCATTCCGCCCGCAGGTGGAGGATTGCATGATCCTTGGCCCGGCCCCCGCGCCCATGGCCCTGCTCCGCAATCGCTACCGCTATCGCTTCCTCATCAACGCGCGCCGAAGCGTTCAATTGCAGGAAGTGATCCGCGGCTGGCTGCGGCAGGTCGACCACCCGCCTGGCGTGCGCGTGGCAGTGGATATCGATCCCTACAGTTTCGTTTGA
- the cobT gene encoding cobaltochelatase subunit CobT: MADQTPLDRFKQALTGASRALANEPEVEVAWSADAPAQAGKNFRVPLPGRTLPREQATEARGFADSFALKLRHHNEALHTKGAPSEPIARACYDAIEQVRYEAIGTTRYAGIRDNLGSAVEMRTNADPIVRADEANEVPLPTALSLMLREALTGEAIPERAQGAVEMVREDILAKIGTDMDDLAGVLDDQTAFQDLTLDMLRHLDLTLPDTPDATDAEDGDEDDGESPEQDEDTDEEDEGGAEPQASDMRSDVTDGEAEGDADQEVEGEQEMSDGDPSDEEGEGMQPVRPNRPWTEIPEGFDYKPYTDTFDEVVEAPELCDNEELDRLRQYLDSQLAGLQGVVTRLANRLQRRLMAQQNRSWDFDQEEGMLDAARLTRVVVSPGHALSYKIERDTEFKDTVVTLLIDNSGSMRGRPISIAAISADILARTLERCGVKTEILGFTTRAWKGGQSREAWLADGRPANPGRLNDLRHILYKQADEPWRRARRNLGLMMREGLLKENIDGEALLWAHDRLLRRPEDRRILMVISDGAPVDDSTLSVNQAGYLESHLRKVIDWIEKQSPVQLAAIGIGHDVTRYYRRSVTIMDVEQLGGTIIEQLADLFEVE, encoded by the coding sequence GTGGCAGACCAGACCCCCCTCGATCGTTTCAAGCAGGCGCTGACCGGTGCCAGCCGTGCGCTGGCGAACGAGCCGGAAGTCGAAGTCGCGTGGAGCGCGGACGCCCCCGCACAGGCGGGCAAGAACTTCCGCGTTCCGCTGCCGGGCCGCACGCTCCCACGCGAGCAGGCGACCGAGGCGCGTGGCTTCGCGGACAGCTTCGCGCTCAAGCTGCGCCATCACAACGAGGCGCTGCACACCAAGGGCGCTCCCTCCGAGCCGATCGCCCGCGCCTGTTACGATGCCATCGAGCAGGTCCGCTACGAGGCGATCGGCACCACGCGCTATGCCGGCATTCGCGACAATCTCGGCTCGGCAGTCGAGATGCGCACCAATGCCGACCCCATCGTCCGCGCCGACGAGGCGAACGAGGTCCCGCTGCCGACCGCGCTCTCGCTCATGCTGCGCGAGGCGCTGACGGGCGAGGCGATCCCCGAACGGGCGCAGGGCGCGGTGGAGATGGTGCGCGAGGATATCCTCGCCAAGATCGGCACCGACATGGACGATCTGGCAGGCGTGCTGGACGACCAGACTGCCTTCCAGGACCTGACGCTCGACATGCTGCGGCATCTCGACCTGACGCTGCCCGACACGCCCGATGCCACCGATGCCGAAGATGGCGACGAGGACGATGGCGAAAGCCCCGAGCAGGACGAGGATACCGACGAGGAAGACGAGGGCGGCGCCGAACCGCAGGCCAGCGACATGCGCTCGGACGTGACCGACGGCGAGGCGGAAGGCGACGCCGACCAGGAGGTCGAAGGCGAGCAGGAAATGTCCGACGGCGATCCCTCGGACGAGGAGGGCGAGGGCATGCAGCCCGTCCGCCCGAACCGCCCGTGGACCGAGATACCCGAAGGCTTCGACTACAAGCCCTATACCGACACATTCGACGAGGTCGTCGAGGCACCCGAGCTGTGCGACAACGAGGAACTGGACCGGCTGCGGCAATATCTCGACAGCCAGCTGGCGGGCCTTCAGGGCGTCGTCACCCGGCTCGCCAACCGCCTCCAGCGCCGCCTGATGGCGCAGCAGAACCGCAGCTGGGACTTCGACCAGGAAGAGGGCATGCTCGATGCCGCGCGGCTGACCCGCGTAGTCGTCAGCCCCGGCCATGCGCTGTCCTACAAGATCGAGCGCGATACCGAGTTCAAGGACACGGTCGTCACCCTGCTGATCGACAACTCGGGCTCGATGCGTGGCCGCCCGATCAGCATCGCCGCGATCAGCGCCGATATCCTTGCGCGCACGCTGGAGCGATGCGGCGTGAAGACCGAAATCCTCGGCTTCACCACCCGCGCATGGAAGGGCGGGCAATCACGCGAGGCGTGGCTCGCCGATGGCCGCCCAGCCAATCCCGGTCGCCTCAACGATCTGCGCCACATCCTCTACAAGCAGGCCGACGAGCCCTGGCGCCGCGCGCGCCGCAACCTCGGCCTGATGATGCGCGAAGGGCTGCTGAAGGAAAACATCGACGGCGAGGCGCTGCTCTGGGCCCACGACCGCCTGCTCCGCCGCCCCGAAGATCGCCGCATTCTGATGGTGATTTCCGACGGCGCCCCGGTCGACGACAGCACGCTGAGCGTCAACCAGGCAGGCTATCTCGAAAGCCATTTGCGCAAGGTGATCGACTGGATCGAGAAGCAATCGCCGGTGCAACTGGCGGCGATCGGGATCGGACACGACGTGACACGGTACTATCGGCGCTCGGTCACGATCATGGATGTCGAGCAGCTGGGCGGGACGATCATCGAACAGCTGGCCGATTTGTTCGAGGTGGAGTGA
- a CDS encoding DUF559 domain-containing protein, whose product MADPHALLWEHLKDAPRGLTFVRDYAGDGFTLPFYCEDAHLAVEIEDDPFKTAKHETRDAWQEANRVDIMQVPPSHVKQNASEVADAILDIAAPRRERFARAV is encoded by the coding sequence ATGGCAGACCCGCACGCGCTTCTCTGGGAACATCTGAAAGACGCGCCGCGGGGGCTGACATTCGTCCGTGACTATGCCGGCGACGGCTTCACCCTGCCGTTCTATTGCGAAGACGCGCATCTCGCGGTCGAGATCGAGGACGACCCATTCAAGACCGCGAAGCACGAAACCCGCGATGCCTGGCAGGAGGCGAATAGGGTGGACATCATGCAGGTCCCGCCCAGCCACGTGAAGCAGAACGCCTCCGAAGTCGCCGATGCGATCCTCGACATCGCCGCACCGCGCCGCGAGCGGTTTGCCAGGGCGGTCTGA